One window of the Thunnus albacares chromosome 3, fThuAlb1.1, whole genome shotgun sequence genome contains the following:
- the LOC122979688 gene encoding sorbin and SH3 domain-containing protein 2-like, protein MLSSFFSFTTLLSIGQLKGGDACNMYSNSLTSPGPCQRPYLPPIPADPVHCHEDASQDSSSSSKQSVYCKNSWQTKHQDADTWSSAEEVLPPTGKLKSRSCDDLLNDGRPSSSGRNATRSESAGSLVCDGNPSGTTGSTSTRSLPRLHRRRAHDSPGFLQLYRKMHHIDRAQLIPSEVIRSVRARILELERQPHLHRHRLSPWTPSWGVDVPRDMVPNRISEYEQLIQKSKSMPNLGDSEMPSGTTTPGGSSSRASSGGGGTPSFPKRRFSIESLLEEDNNGNSAPVPHTMDHLHRPRSPPEGQPRAGPEPGHGRPFPAPPVPQGPQANPDYSDSEQDAVASDLSDFIQVEGSSFCSESDFDHCSLTSSESLYGSSTLHHQHHHLRHHHHHHHHHHHPGHQSLGQSQGYQHRHLISTCKGRCPASYTRFTTMLRHERERARQEHQRPSQQSRSSHSQIQSSQSQQAMSKLAFLVSPVPFRRKKGSPPTSRRTSGGEGRGSRPKSKQAIYEALDAALRDIYEHIQAERGHRGTRAPDDSILRRILAELLPNVPERSSSLRGRRGCWHGGPSSASLYPDGSPTGCASYRGDPSTPQLQSPRLQSPISACYGRHTETSNNNDYGEEQGNGNGLCYSGGDNTQITPQICTCALCHVTSHTHSFFLQKQTYTQYMHAHILKTCMHIHLPQCLFQYCLQSSSYSPHWSADTPITVLSYIFTWHSVRPVNCKFSSKILS, encoded by the coding sequence ATGctttcctccttcttctctttcaccACGCTGCTTTCTATCGGACAACTGAAAGGTGGGGACGCATGTAACATGTATTCAAACAGTTTGACCTCCCCAGGTCCTTGTCAACGCCCCTATCTGCCCCCTATTCCCGCTGACCCTGTTCATTGCCATGAGGATGCCAGCCAGGATAGCAGCTCCTCCTCCAAGCAGTCCGTCTATTGTAAGAACAGTTGGCAGACAAAACACCAAGATGCTGACACATGGAGCAGCGCAGAGGAAGTGCTGCCCCCCACTGGAAAACTAAAGTCACGCAGCTGTGATGACTTGCTCAACGATGGGCGTCCTAGCTCAAGTGGGCGCAATGCCACGCGCTCAGAAAGTGCTGGCTCACTGGTGTGTGATGGGAATCCCTCAGGTACGACTGGATCCACCTCCACTCGCTCATTGCCTCGCCTCCACCGGCGACGGGCACATGATTCTCCAGGCTTTCTCCAGCTCTATCGGAAGATGCACCACATTGACCGAGCTCAGCTTATTCCATCTGAAGTCATCCGTTCAGTTCGCGCTCGCATCCTGGAGCTAGAGCGCCAGCCTCACTTGCATCGGCATCGTCTCTCTCCTTGGACACCCTCTTGGGGTGTTGATGTGCCACGTGATATGGTGCCAAACCGCATTTCTGAATATGAGCAACTTATTCAGAAGTCCAAATCCATGCCCAACTTGGGTGACAGTGAGATGCCTTCAGGCACTACCACGCCAGGTGGCTCGTCATCACGAGCcagcagtggtggtggtggcacACCCAGTTTTCCAAAACGCCGTTTTTCCATAGAATCTTTACTAGAGGAAGACAACAATGGCAACAGTGCACCAGTACCTCACACCATGGATCACTTGCATCGACCGCGTAGCCCTCCTGAGGGCCAGCCCCGTGCTGGGCCAGAGCCCGGCCATGGGCGGCCCTTTCCTGCTCCTCCTGTTCCCCAAGGCCCACAAGCCAACCCAGACTACTCCGACAGTGAACAAGATGCTGTTGCGTCAGACCTCAGTGACTTCATCCAGGTGGAGGGCTCTTCATTTTGCAGTGAGAGTGACTTTGACCATTGCTCACTAACCTCCTCTGAGAGCTTGTATGGCTCTTCCACCCTCCACCACCAGCATCACCACCTCcgtcatcaccaccatcatcatcaccaccaccaccaccctggCCACCAAAGTCTAGGCCAGAGCCAGGGCTACCAACACCGCCACCTCATCAGCACCTGCAAAGGCCGCTGCCCAGCCTCTTATACCCGTTTCACAACAATGCTTCGCCATGAGAGAGAACGAGCACGCCAGGAGCACCAGAGACCTTCTCAGCAGAGCCGCAGCAGCCATTCCCAAATCCAGAGCTCACAGTCCCAGCAAGCGATGTCCAAGCTGGCCTTCCTGGTCAGCCCAGTGCCTTTCCGCAGGAAAAAGGGCTCACCACCTACCTCTAGAAGAACCAGTGGTGGCGAAGGTCGGGGTAGCAGACCCAAGTCCAAACAGGCCATTTATGAAGCACTAGATGCAGCCTTGAGAGACATATATGAGCACATCCAAGCAGAGAGAGGCCACAGAGGCACAAGGGCACCTGATGATAGCATCCTGAGGAGAATACTGGCCGAACTGCTGCCAAACGTGCCTGAACGAAGCTCCTCGTTgcgggggaggagggggtgttGGCACGGAGGTCCCTCCTCTGCATCACTGTACCCAGATGGGAGCCCCACTGGGTGTGCCTCATATAGAGGGGATCCATCCACACCACAGTTACAGTCACCACGGCTACAGTCACCAATCAGTGCCTGTTACGGACGTCATACGGAAACCTCAAACAATAATGATTATGGAGAGGAGCAGGGCAATGGAAATGGTCTCTGTTATTCAGGTGGAGATAATACACAAATAACACCTCAGATATGCACATGTGCACTTTGTCATGTAACCAGTCATACACAtagtttttttctgcaaaaacaaacatacacacagtacatgcatgcacacatactcaAAACGTGCATgcacatacatttacctcagtGTCTCTTTCAGTATTGCCTGCAGTCATCGTCCTATTCACCTCATTGGTCAGCCGATACACCCATTACTGTGCTTTCCTATATATTTACATGGCATTCGGTAAGGCCTGTTAACTGTAAATTCTCAAGTAAAattttgtcttaa